A region from the Candidatus Woesearchaeota archaeon genome encodes:
- a CDS encoding DUF378 domain-containing protein: protein MAEKNVLDWIALVLVIVGGLNWGLVGLFQFDLVKAVLGSILFLQNAVYILVGLSAVYMIYYAMKK from the coding sequence ATGGCAGAAAAAAATGTGTTAGACTGGATTGCGTTAGTGCTGGTAATAGTAGGGGGTTTAAACTGGGGATTGGTAGGCTTGTTCCAGTTTGACCTTGTCAAAGCGGTTTTGGGATCTATACTATTCTTGCAGAATGCAGTGTATATTCTGGTCGGGCTTTCAGCGGTGTATATGATTTACTATGCAATGAAGAAATAA
- a CDS encoding ArsR family transcriptional regulator: MKESLKIFKALCDETRLKIVEGLLNGEKCVCEIVPFTKRMQSTVSIQLAKLENLGIVESKREGKNVSYKIVNDKVVKILKIVNDESTSRVEGGVKK; encoded by the coding sequence ATGAAGGAATCGTTAAAAATATTCAAGGCATTATGCGATGAAACTCGGTTAAAAATAGTTGAGGGCCTTCTGAATGGAGAAAAATGCGTTTGTGAAATCGTTCCCTTTACGAAGAGAATGCAATCAACAGTTTCGATTCAATTGGCAAAGCTTGAAAATCTTGGCATAGTTGAATCAAAGAGAGAAGGAAAAAATGTTTCCTACAAGATTGTAAACGATAAAGTTGTGAAAATTCTCAAGATAGTTAATGACGAATCAACATCAAGAGTGGAGGGAGGTGTTAAAAAATGA
- a CDS encoding DedA family protein has translation MGLVQDVTRWTTAFFGPLGVWGLFLLAFVEASFFPVPADTLLIVLVLEGSVPWWVLALACTVGSLLGGVFGYGIGYWGEEAVLKRWFSEKKIMRLGKLLQRYENAAVFIAGFTPLPYKLVTIGAGVFHLRFVPFVVTSFVSRALRFFLVAYFVYVFGPSLIALLDKYLLLFALVSVGVLGVLIVREGKKALRKKKKK, from the coding sequence ATGGGTTTGGTGCAAGACGTAACGAGGTGGACTACGGCTTTTTTTGGGCCGCTGGGCGTGTGGGGGTTGTTCTTGCTGGCCTTTGTCGAGGCTTCTTTTTTTCCAGTGCCTGCGGATACGTTGCTCATCGTCCTTGTTCTGGAGGGCAGCGTGCCGTGGTGGGTGTTGGCACTGGCGTGCACAGTCGGGTCGCTTCTCGGCGGCGTTTTCGGCTACGGTATTGGCTATTGGGGTGAAGAAGCGGTGCTGAAGCGGTGGTTTTCTGAAAAAAAGATTATGCGACTGGGCAAATTGTTGCAGCGGTACGAAAACGCTGCTGTCTTCATCGCGGGCTTTACGCCTCTGCCGTACAAGCTCGTCACCATCGGGGCAGGGGTTTTTCACCTTCGGTTCGTCCCGTTCGTGGTGACCTCTTTTGTGTCCCGCGCGCTTCGTTTCTTTCTCGTTGCGTATTTTGTTTACGTGTTCGGCCCCTCGCTTATTGCCTTGCTTGACAAGTACTTGCTGCTTTTCGCGCTCGTCTCTGTTGGCGTGTTGGGGGTTTTGATTGTCAGGGAGGGAAAAAAGGCGTTGCGAAAGAAAAAAAAGAAATAG
- a CDS encoding thioredoxin family protein: MKIAVIGSGCPTCEALYNKVKKLKEEGKIDAEIEYIKDVNELVNRGIMGSPA; this comes from the coding sequence ATGAAAATAGCAGTTATTGGCTCGGGCTGCCCGACGTGCGAAGCATTGTATAACAAAGTTAAGAAGCTGAAAGAAGAAGGAAAAATAGATGCAGAGATAGAATATATCAAAGATGTAAACGAGCTGGTTAATCGCGGCATTATGGGGAGTCCTGCAT